In Mesorhizobium sp. 113-3-3, a genomic segment contains:
- a CDS encoding urate hydroxylase PuuD: MMDFAIFWDWVSFAVRWLHVITGIAWIGSSFYFVALDLGLRQRPGMPVGAFGEEWQVHGGGFYHIQKYLVAPAEMPEHLTWFKWESYATWLSGFAMLCVVYYAGADLFLIDPNVLPMSVPVGILLSMATIGVGWVVYDLLCRSPLGKSDTGLMLVLYGVLVFIAWGLTHLFTGRAAFLHLGAITATIMSANVFMVIIPNQKIVVADLIAGRKPDPKYGKIAKQRSLHNNYLTLPVLFLMLSNHYPLAFGTQFNWVIASLVFIIGVLIRHYFNTVHKRAGNPHWTWLGALVLFIIIIWLSTVPKVLTGEPKASASADIYIASAHFPAVRDTVLGRCSMCHAQEPVYEGIYHAPKGVVLDTDADIANHAREIYLQAGRSHAMPPANVSQITDKERALLVAWFEGAGK; encoded by the coding sequence ATGATGGATTTCGCGATTTTCTGGGACTGGGTGAGCTTTGCCGTTCGGTGGCTGCATGTCATCACCGGCATCGCCTGGATCGGCTCGTCCTTCTATTTCGTCGCGCTCGATCTCGGCCTGCGCCAGCGTCCGGGCATGCCCGTCGGCGCCTTCGGCGAGGAATGGCAGGTGCATGGCGGCGGCTTCTACCACATCCAGAAATATCTGGTGGCGCCGGCCGAGATGCCGGAGCATCTGACCTGGTTCAAATGGGAATCCTACGCCACCTGGCTGTCCGGCTTCGCCATGCTGTGCGTGGTCTACTATGCCGGCGCCGACCTGTTCCTGATCGATCCGAATGTGCTGCCAATGTCGGTGCCGGTCGGCATCCTTTTGTCCATGGCCACGATCGGCGTCGGCTGGGTGGTCTATGATCTGCTCTGCCGCTCGCCGCTCGGCAAAAGCGACACCGGCCTGATGCTGGTGCTCTACGGCGTGCTGGTGTTCATCGCCTGGGGGCTGACGCACCTGTTCACCGGCCGCGCCGCTTTCCTGCATCTGGGCGCCATCACCGCCACGATCATGTCGGCCAACGTCTTCATGGTCATCATCCCCAACCAGAAGATCGTCGTCGCCGACCTCATCGCCGGCCGCAAGCCCGACCCGAAATACGGCAAGATCGCCAAGCAGCGCTCGCTTCACAACAACTATCTGACGCTGCCCGTTCTGTTCCTGATGCTGTCGAACCACTATCCGCTGGCGTTCGGCACGCAGTTCAACTGGGTCATCGCCTCGCTGGTGTTCATCATCGGCGTCTTGATCCGGCATTATTTCAACACCGTGCACAAGCGTGCCGGCAACCCGCACTGGACCTGGCTCGGCGCCCTCGTCCTGTTCATCATCATCATCTGGCTGTCGACCGTGCCGAAGGTGCTGACCGGCGAGCCCAAGGCATCCGCCTCGGCGGACATTTATATTGCGTCGGCGCATTTCCCGGCGGTGCGCGACACCGTGCTTGGCCGCTGCTCGATGTGCCATGCGCAGGAACCGGTCTATGAAGGCATCTATCACGCGCCGAAGGGCGTGGTGCTCGACACCGACGCTGATATCGCCAACCATGCCCGCGAGATCTATCTGCAGGCCGGCCGCAGCCACGCCATGCCGCCCGCCAATGTCAGCCAGATCACCGACAAGGAACGGGCGCTGCTGGTGGCCTGGTTCGAAGGTGCGGGGAAATAA
- a CDS encoding LysR family transcriptional regulator, protein MAYLDNIAVFVRVVELGNLSAAGRDMRISPAVASNRIKELEKHLGVRLFNRTTRQLMPTEHGTVFYAGAKQVLEAITEAEAAVSALSGQPRGTIRVTAPLGLGRRLVASGIPDFHDKYPDIEVRLRLSDHNVDIMKEGIDVAFRLGIIEDSSLRMRGIMECERVLVAAPKYLEARGEPAEPQELIGKKHDCLMLRYSGAREYVWTLQTPTGPQKFEVHGPYDTDDGDVLTGWALSGRGIINKPRFEVEPFIRDRRLQVILANTPPTPVQFAAVYPHKKLQDPKVRLLLDFMAERCQRLIKDILAGK, encoded by the coding sequence ATGGCCTATCTCGACAACATCGCCGTCTTCGTCCGCGTCGTCGAACTCGGCAATCTGTCGGCGGCGGGCCGCGACATGCGCATTTCGCCGGCCGTCGCCTCCAACCGCATCAAGGAACTGGAGAAGCATCTGGGCGTGCGGCTGTTCAACCGCACGACGCGGCAATTGATGCCGACCGAGCATGGCACGGTGTTTTACGCAGGCGCCAAGCAGGTGCTGGAGGCCATCACCGAAGCGGAAGCCGCCGTCTCGGCGCTGTCCGGCCAGCCGCGCGGCACCATTCGCGTGACCGCACCGCTGGGCCTTGGCCGGCGGCTGGTGGCCTCGGGCATTCCCGACTTCCACGACAAATATCCTGACATCGAGGTGCGGCTCAGGCTCTCGGACCACAATGTCGACATCATGAAGGAAGGCATCGACGTCGCCTTCCGGCTCGGCATCATCGAGGATTCCAGCCTCAGGATGCGCGGCATCATGGAATGCGAGCGTGTGCTGGTGGCGGCGCCGAAATATCTGGAAGCGCGTGGTGAGCCCGCCGAGCCGCAGGAACTGATCGGCAAGAAACACGACTGCCTGATGCTGCGCTATTCCGGCGCGCGCGAATATGTCTGGACGCTGCAAACGCCGACCGGGCCGCAGAAATTCGAAGTGCACGGACCCTACGACACCGACGATGGCGACGTGCTGACCGGCTGGGCGCTGTCTGGGCGCGGCATCATCAACAAGCCGCGCTTCGAGGTCGAACCGTTCATCCGCGACCGGCGGCTGCAGGTGATCCTGGCCAACACGCCGCCGACGCCGGTGCAGTTCGCCGCCGTCTATCCGCACAAGAAGCTGCAGGACCCCAAGGTTCGGCTTTTGCTCGACTTCATGGCCGAGCGCTGCCAACGGCTGATCAAGGATATTCTGGCGGGTAAGTGA
- a CDS encoding LLM class flavin-dependent oxidoreductase — MHLAISLNIAAGKGHAVLDFGQVSSFVRGAEAAGVDMVIISDSADKPSSSPFEATTLLAALATVTDRIGLVASASTLAHQPYNLARRFASLDIISHGRIGWNATLRQNPREAGNFSRPEGFCDDDFRRRAKEFINIVRALWIGWGRDALLFDKAGGRFHDPDKMQPLNHIGEFFSVRGPLNVARSPQDRPVLIMSDPAEADIDLASGGADVVLIEGQPSEALKVAVGDLKRRAAAIGRQPETVKVLATMALSSEPDVGSLQALLESSGCDGFNFVLPADIPGLQSFADRVLPELRRHGIAGQGQQGATLRAHLGLGTGGAK, encoded by the coding sequence ATGCATCTCGCCATTTCGCTCAACATCGCTGCCGGCAAAGGACACGCCGTCCTGGACTTCGGTCAGGTCAGCAGCTTCGTTCGCGGCGCGGAAGCGGCGGGCGTGGACATGGTCATCATTTCCGACTCCGCCGACAAACCATCGAGCAGCCCGTTTGAAGCTACGACGCTGCTGGCCGCTCTGGCGACGGTGACCGACAGGATCGGTCTCGTTGCCAGCGCCTCCACGCTCGCGCATCAGCCCTACAACCTGGCGCGCCGGTTTGCTTCGCTTGATATCATCAGCCATGGCCGCATCGGCTGGAACGCGACGCTGCGGCAGAACCCGCGCGAAGCCGGAAACTTCAGCCGGCCCGAGGGTTTTTGCGACGATGATTTCCGCCGCCGCGCCAAGGAGTTCATCAACATCGTACGGGCGTTGTGGATTGGCTGGGGGCGCGATGCGCTGCTGTTCGACAAGGCAGGGGGCCGCTTCCACGATCCGGACAAGATGCAGCCGCTGAACCACATCGGCGAATTCTTCTCGGTACGCGGGCCGCTCAACGTCGCACGGTCGCCGCAGGACAGGCCGGTGCTAATCATGTCCGACCCGGCCGAGGCTGATATTGATCTCGCAAGCGGCGGCGCCGACGTCGTCCTCATCGAAGGACAGCCGTCTGAGGCCTTGAAAGTTGCCGTTGGCGACCTGAAGCGCCGAGCCGCCGCTATCGGCCGCCAACCGGAGACCGTGAAGGTACTGGCAACGATGGCCCTGTCATCCGAACCGGACGTCGGCAGCCTCCAAGCCTTGCTGGAATCGAGCGGCTGTGACGGCTTCAATTTTGTTTTGCCAGCCGATATTCCAGGACTTCAGAGTTTTGCCGACCGCGTTTTGCCAGAGCTCCGGCGCCATGGCATCGCCGGCCAGGGTCAACAAGGCGCAACGCTGCGCGCACATCTTGGGCTTGGCACGGGAGGCGCAAAATGA
- a CDS encoding LLM class flavin-dependent oxidoreductase, with protein MSARQMKLGLFLWAAGHHIAAWRHPKAHVTAGIDIDHYIQLARTAEAARFDMIFCEDAAGLREANVGIASQTSRSIGFEPISLLSALAVQTSRIGLVSTASTSYNEPYGLARTFLSLDHLSGGRAGWNLVTSASPIEAANFGSTGLKPHADRYERAREFAEVVTGLWLGKASGHDGQSFSVRDPLDVPRSPQGAPVMVQAGASDVGRDLAARTADVVFTAAQTFEEAKAFYDDLKGRMAAYGREPDDIKIMPGVSPVVAETEAEAREKHEELQALIPDDVGVALLSSYLSISDLGRYPIDGPLPELPESEGMKSRQALVIEQSRRDGLSIRQLARHFAGARGHWRIVGTAAQVADELQARFEGGAADGFNVMPSYFPGELDAFATLVVPELQRRGLFRREYEGRTLRDHLGLKRPA; from the coding sequence ATGAGCGCGCGCCAGATGAAGCTCGGCCTGTTTCTATGGGCGGCCGGTCATCACATCGCCGCCTGGCGCCACCCCAAGGCGCATGTGACGGCCGGTATCGACATCGACCACTACATCCAGCTGGCGCGTACGGCGGAAGCGGCCAGGTTCGACATGATTTTCTGCGAGGACGCCGCGGGCCTGCGCGAAGCCAATGTCGGCATCGCCAGCCAGACGTCGCGCTCGATCGGCTTTGAGCCGATCAGCCTGCTTTCTGCCCTCGCCGTGCAGACCAGCCGCATCGGCCTCGTTTCCACCGCATCGACGAGCTACAACGAGCCCTATGGGCTGGCGCGGACTTTCCTGTCGCTCGACCATTTGAGCGGCGGCCGGGCCGGCTGGAACCTGGTGACCTCGGCCAGCCCGATCGAAGCCGCCAATTTCGGCTCTACCGGCCTCAAGCCGCATGCCGACCGCTATGAGCGGGCGCGCGAATTCGCCGAAGTGGTCACCGGCCTTTGGCTCGGCAAGGCTTCCGGCCATGACGGCCAGAGCTTTTCGGTGCGCGACCCGCTCGATGTGCCGCGTTCGCCGCAGGGCGCGCCGGTCATGGTCCAGGCGGGCGCCTCGGATGTCGGCCGTGACCTCGCCGCCCGCACCGCCGACGTGGTGTTCACGGCGGCGCAGACCTTTGAAGAGGCCAAGGCCTTCTACGACGACCTCAAGGGGCGCATGGCGGCCTATGGACGGGAGCCTGACGACATCAAGATCATGCCCGGCGTCTCGCCCGTGGTGGCGGAAACCGAGGCTGAAGCCCGCGAGAAGCATGAGGAATTGCAGGCGCTGATCCCCGACGACGTCGGCGTGGCGCTGCTCTCCAGCTATCTCAGCATCTCCGATCTCGGACGCTACCCGATCGACGGGCCACTGCCCGAACTGCCGGAGAGCGAGGGCATGAAAAGCCGGCAGGCGCTGGTCATCGAGCAATCGCGCCGCGACGGCCTTTCCATCCGCCAGCTTGCCCGCCATTTCGCCGGCGCGCGCGGCCATTGGCGCATTGTCGGCACGGCGGCTCAGGTGGCCGACGAATTGCAGGCACGGTTCGAAGGCGGGGCAGCCGACGGCTTCAACGTCATGCCGTCCTATTTCCCGGGCGAACTCGATGCCTTTGCCACGCTGGTGGTGCCGGAACTGCAGCGGCGCGGCCTGTTTCGCCGGGAATACGAGGGCCGCACGCTGCGCGATCATCTGGGCCTGAAGCGGCCGGCTTGA
- a CDS encoding PhzF family phenazine biosynthesis protein, with protein sequence MDVLKIAAFSDGNTGGNPAGVLISDVLPDAAEMQRLAAEVGFSETAFAAPDGESWRVRYFSPETEVPFCGHATIALGAALVRQFGDGIFPLKLNQASITVEGFRDGANVAAALQSPPTRSKPAPPALISEALALFGYAAADLDPAIPPALIHGGADHLVLALKSREALAAMRYDLKAGQALMRREGLVTILLAYAETPRLFHTRNPFASGGVYEDPATGASTAAFGGYLRDIGWPHGGAINVVQGEDMGMRSRLRADIAPEMGSSIRVSGTARMMDEA encoded by the coding sequence ATGGACGTTCTGAAAATCGCGGCTTTCTCGGACGGCAACACCGGTGGCAATCCCGCTGGCGTTCTGATCAGCGATGTCTTGCCCGACGCGGCCGAGATGCAGCGTCTGGCGGCGGAGGTGGGGTTCTCGGAGACGGCCTTTGCCGCGCCGGATGGAGAGAGCTGGCGGGTCCGCTATTTCTCGCCGGAAACCGAGGTTCCCTTCTGCGGTCACGCCACCATCGCCTTGGGAGCGGCCTTGGTCCGACAGTTCGGCGATGGGATTTTTCCGCTGAAACTCAACCAGGCGAGCATCACCGTCGAAGGGTTCCGTGATGGAGCCAACGTTGCCGCCGCGTTGCAGTCGCCGCCGACACGCAGCAAGCCGGCGCCGCCGGCGCTGATTTCCGAGGCGCTGGCGCTGTTCGGCTATGCCGCGGCCGATCTCGATCCTGCCATTCCGCCGGCGCTGATCCACGGTGGCGCGGACCATCTGGTCTTGGCCCTGAAGTCGCGCGAAGCCCTGGCGGCCATGCGTTACGATCTGAAAGCCGGGCAGGCCCTGATGCGGCGCGAAGGGCTGGTGACGATCCTGCTCGCTTATGCCGAAACGCCACGGCTGTTCCACACACGCAACCCCTTTGCCTCGGGCGGTGTCTATGAGGATCCGGCGACGGGCGCCTCGACGGCCGCCTTTGGCGGCTATCTCAGAGACATCGGATGGCCGCATGGCGGCGCGATCAATGTCGTGCAGGGCGAGGACATGGGCATGCGCTCGCGCCTGCGCGCCGATATTGCGCCCGAGATGGGCAGCTCGATCAGGGTTTCGGGCACGGCCCGGATGATGGACGAAGCATAG